The Kogia breviceps isolate mKogBre1 chromosome 16, mKogBre1 haplotype 1, whole genome shotgun sequence genome window below encodes:
- the STOML3 gene encoding LOW QUALITY PROTEIN: stomatin-like protein 3 (The sequence of the model RefSeq protein was modified relative to this genomic sequence to represent the inferred CDS: inserted 1 base in 1 codon; deleted 1 base in 1 codon): MNKMDPGASSPEKQGKENLVGIKSKGLGVCGWIPSSFSFLLMIITFPTSTWMCLKTIKEYERAVLSQLGHIQADKAKGPGMTLLILVLPCTDVSVKVDLWTVTCDIPPQEILTRDSVTTQVDGVVSYRIYSAVSAVANVNQATFLLAQTTLRDVLGTQTLSQIFAGREEIAHSIQTLLDDATKLXGVQVAQVEIKDVRIPGQLQRSVAAEAEATREARARVLAAEGEMNASKGLKSASMVLAESPITLQLHYLQTLTTVATEKNSTIVFPLPMNVLEGIGISYNKHKKVPNRTRAPLAAAIA, from the exons ATGAATAAGATGGATCCGGGGGCATCCTCCCCAGAGAAGCAGGGTAAAGAGAATTTAGTGG GCATCAAGAGTAAAGGGCTTGGTGTGTGTGGCTGGATCCCGTCTTCGTTTTCTTTCCTGTTGATGATCATTACCTTCCCTACCTCCACGTGGATGTGCTTGAAG ACCATTAAGGAGTATGAACGTGCCGTTCTGTCCCAACTGGGACACATCCAAGCTGACAAAGCCAAAGGGCCAGGTATGACACT TTTGATCCTGGTCCTGCCTTGCACAGACGTGTCTGTCAAAGTTGATCTCTGGACCGTT ACGTGCGACATCCCTCCACAGGAG ATCCTCACCAGAGACTCTGTGACCACTCAAGTGGATGGAGTGGTCTCTTACAGAATCTACAGTGCCGTCTCGGCAGTGGCTAATGTCAACCAAGCCACATTTCTGCTGGCTCAGACCACTCTGAGAGATGTCTTAGGGACACAGACCTTGTCCCAAATCTTCGCTGGCCGAGAAGAGATTGCCCATAGCATCCAG ACTTTACTGGATGATGCCACCAAGC CGGGGGTCCAGGTGGCCCAAGTGGAAATCAAAGACGTCCGGATTCCCGGGCAGTTGCAGAGGTCCGTGGCTGCTGAGGCCGAGGCCACCCGGGAGGCCAGGGCCAGG GTCCTTGCTGCAGAAGGAGAAATGAATGCTTCTAAAGGCCTGAAGTCAGCCTCCATGGTGCTGGCTGAGTCCCCAATCACCCTACAGCTGCATTACCTGCAGACCTTAACCACTGTCGCCACAGAGAAGAATTCCACCATTGTGTTTCCTCTGCCCATGAATGTACTAGAGGGCATTGGCATCAGCTACAATAAGCACAAGAAGGTCCCTAACAGAACCCGAGCTCCTCTTGCTGCGGCCATTGCTTAG